The Desulfotignum balticum DSM 7044 sequence TTGAAGATGGCGCGGTGGTTCCGCTTCTGTATGAGGGGCGGCATGTGGAGATGACGCAAAACAGAGAAGCTGTTGATCTGTGGTTTGAACGCCACACACAGGGCTTAACCAAGGAGCAGCAGGCGGACCTGAAACGTAAATATGCGCGAGCAGAAATGCTGAACAAGGCCGATCAGGTCATCTACATGAGAGCCTTTGACATCAGTGAACACTTCCGCGCGGGCTGGCAGGGAACCGGATTCAAGGCACAGCTGGTGGCCCCGAATAAAGTTTCTGCGCTCAAGTATAATGCGTATCTGAATGAGATTGGTATTGTCAGTTCCGAGGTCGTTATCTCACCACCGGATATGCGTGAAGGCTATGAAGAGACCGATGATGAAACAACAGACGATGTCGTAAAATTCTGGCAAAAGATGATGAAGCGCTATGGCAGTGAAGAAGAATACACCAAGCAGCTCATCAACCAGTTTAAACACGGTAGCGAACCTGAAATCCTTATTGTCGTTGATAAGCTGCTCACAGGTTTTGACGCTCCGCGAAACGCGGTTCTTTATTTGTGCAGGGTCTTGAGGGAGCACACGCTGCTTCAGGCAATTGCCCGGGTCAACCGTCTTCATGAGGGTAAGGAATTCGGTTTTATCGTCGACTATGCAAGCGTCCTCGGTGAGCTGGACAAAGCACTTACCATGTACAGCGCATTTGAAGGGTTCGATGAATCCGATCTGGTCGGCACTTTGACATCCATTAACAGCGAGATCGAAAAACTGCCCACCCGGTATTCCGATCTTTGGGATCTATTCAAAACGGTTAAGCATTCCTACGATGAAGAAGCCTATGAAGTGCTGCTTGCCGATGATGAGCTCCGGGAAGAGTTTTACAGCCGCCTTTCGGAGTTCGGGAAAACCCTCGGCATCGCACTCTCTTCCGAAAAATTTTTAACCGAAACCGATGAGAAAACTTTGTCCAGATACAAGGCAGATCTTCGAAAATTCCAGTCACTCAAGGCGTCTGTCAAGCTCCGGTATGCAGAGGCAATTGATTACCGGGATTATGAGCCAAAAATCAAAAAACTGCTGGATACACACATTCAAGCCAATGAAGTTGTTCAGCTGAATGAGCCGGTCAATATCTTTGACGACAAAATGTTCAATCAGGTTAAGGAGGAGCAAGGCGTCTACCAAACAAAGAAAACAACGGCTTCAAAGGCCGATACGATTGCACACGCCACGAAGAAAGTTATCACCGAAAAGATGGATGAAGACCCTGCGTTTTACGAGAAGTTCTCAAAACTGATCCAGCAGGCGATTGAAGATTACAGGGCTAAGAGGATATCTGATCTGGATTATCTGAACAAAGTCGTGGATATCCGCAACAAGGTTGTCGGCAAAGTGCATGATGATATACCGGATAAGCTTTCAGGGAATGAAGATGCCATGGCCTATTTCGGGGTGCTTAAGCCTTTCCTTGAAGCCTATTCTAAGCAAACTGGCGAATTAGGTGAAGAAGACCTTGAATCAGCTGCGGCTGATACGGCAATTGCTATTCATGGCATATTGGAAAAACACAAGAAGGTTCACTTCTGGGATGATGAGGACGCTCAGAAACAGGCGGTTAATGAAATTGACGATTACCTCTATGATGAGCTCAAGAGGGAAAGAGGGATCGAACTGTCGCTTGATCAGATGGATGACATCATCGAAAAGGTCCTGCAGGTAGCAAAGCACAGGAGCTATAGATAATGGAGGCATTAATCCATAACAACAAACACTCGGTTATTTACGGCCGGAAGTCCATCGATTTCAGTCTGTTGTACTGTGACAGAAAAACGATGGAAATTGCTGTGCATCCTGACAGCACAGTTATCGTTAAAGCACCCGTGCAGTCCGATATCACATTGATAGAAAAGAAAATAATAAAACGGGCTCGCTGGATTCTTAAGGCACTGAATTATTTCAAGCAGTTTAATCCAAAGACGCCTGATCGCTGTTACGTTAACGGTGAGACCCACTTGTACCTTGGAAAGCAATACCGCTTGAAATTAGCTGAAAGCACTGAAAACTCAGCGAAATTGTCTCGTGGCTTTTTTCATATCACTTGCCGGAACGAACCGACTCCAAATGTTGTCAAGAAGCTATTGAACCAATGGTATTCGGAAAAGGCACAACTTCAATTTGCAGAAAGCATGGATCGCTGCTGGCAGAAATATAATGGACTCGGCATTGATCAGCCAAAACTATCCATCAAGCGAATGCAAAAAAGATGGGGCAGCCTTTCAGACAAGGGGACAGTAACCCTCAATACAGACCTGATCAGAGCGCCTAAAGAATGCATTGACTATGTTGTTACGCATGAGCTGTGTCACCTGAAATATCATGATCATAGCCCAGAGTTTTATAAGCTCCTCGACTCTGTTATCCCGGGCTGGGAAAAGATAAAACACAAACTCGAGGTTGGCATGTCATAAATTTAACGTTTCAATTATCTTTTAGACCAATATCTATAGCGCTTTCACTGAGGACTATATCAAAAACGAAATTTCCCAAATGCTGATTCCAAAACCCCGGACTATTATTAAGAACTGAACCGCTTCGCGGAAGTTGCACTCCCCAACAGCTAAAATTCAATCAACATTTTCCATTTTATCCAAATAGATTTACAATAACTCCTGCG is a genomic window containing:
- a CDS encoding M48 family metallopeptidase; the protein is MEALIHNNKHSVIYGRKSIDFSLLYCDRKTMEIAVHPDSTVIVKAPVQSDITLIEKKIIKRARWILKALNYFKQFNPKTPDRCYVNGETHLYLGKQYRLKLAESTENSAKLSRGFFHITCRNEPTPNVVKKLLNQWYSEKAQLQFAESMDRCWQKYNGLGIDQPKLSIKRMQKRWGSLSDKGTVTLNTDLIRAPKECIDYVVTHELCHLKYHDHSPEFYKLLDSVIPGWEKIKHKLEVGMS
- a CDS encoding type I restriction endonuclease subunit R, with the translated sequence MKPFQINEKYLSQIPALQLLIGLGFEFLTPAEALRERQNRTSNVLLETILRNQLKEINRIRYKGSEYLFSEENVQSAIQKLKNMKYDGLLKTNEAIYDLITLGTAMEQTIEGDSKSFNMNYIDWPKANNSTGRNKFHVTVEYSVERSRSTETARPDIVLFVNGIPFCVIECKAPQVEVEQAVSQSIRNQNDDYIPKLFIYCQMVLALNKNSAMYATTGTAAKFWGVWKESFSNVQRSMINGLVNKPLPDDAEDKICKSLNIENCSLNHERIPTTQDEALVSLCRPERLLELAWKFTVFDGGTKKIARYQQYFVIKSTLNRVKHFDSTNSRKGGVIWHTQGSGKSLTMVMLARNLALDPEILNPRIVLVTDRDDLDKQLGNTFAACGLEANRATSGRNLLELVAEKKSGIITTLIHKFDKAYAVKKYQDESPDIFILVDESHRTQFGSFSARMRQMFPHACYLGFTGTPLLKKEKNNFTKFGELVEPHYSITQAVEDGAVVPLLYEGRHVEMTQNREAVDLWFERHTQGLTKEQQADLKRKYARAEMLNKADQVIYMRAFDISEHFRAGWQGTGFKAQLVAPNKVSALKYNAYLNEIGIVSSEVVISPPDMREGYEETDDETTDDVVKFWQKMMKRYGSEEEYTKQLINQFKHGSEPEILIVVDKLLTGFDAPRNAVLYLCRVLREHTLLQAIARVNRLHEGKEFGFIVDYASVLGELDKALTMYSAFEGFDESDLVGTLTSINSEIEKLPTRYSDLWDLFKTVKHSYDEEAYEVLLADDELREEFYSRLSEFGKTLGIALSSEKFLTETDEKTLSRYKADLRKFQSLKASVKLRYAEAIDYRDYEPKIKKLLDTHIQANEVVQLNEPVNIFDDKMFNQVKEEQGVYQTKKTTASKADTIAHATKKVITEKMDEDPAFYEKFSKLIQQAIEDYRAKRISDLDYLNKVVDIRNKVVGKVHDDIPDKLSGNEDAMAYFGVLKPFLEAYSKQTGELGEEDLESAAADTAIAIHGILEKHKKVHFWDDEDAQKQAVNEIDDYLYDELKRERGIELSLDQMDDIIEKVLQVAKHRSYR